A region from the Serinibacter arcticus genome encodes:
- a CDS encoding ABC transporter permease, translating into MTTTLTPDVAPATTAPAVGARTSWRTAVLLGVIALIALILTIVTADGDAQIRLSTSTDAVQIPIFALPGKLTTIVLTVLVIAVAAYGALLTQRGRKVPIWLVTTAGGLTFIALLVMLTAGKAQVLPVAGLLGGALFLATPLVFGALSGVVCERVGIVNIAIEGQLLAGAFAAAVVASIAGNAYVGLVAAPFAGVAVGALLAFFAIRYHVNQIIVGVVLNVLVVGLTSFLFSTVLNENPNLNSRLGLTTLPIPLLSEIPVLGPVLFRQNALVYLMYAIVIVLQIMIFRSRWGLRLRSVGEHPKAADTVGINVNRTRWRNTLLGGAIAGLGGAFFTVASGLAFGKDMTAGNGFIALAAMILGRWSPKGAVVAALLFGMSKQLGGFIQQLQVPIPSQFLLMLPYIVTILAVAGFAGRVRAPAAEGIPYVK; encoded by the coding sequence ATGACCACCACCCTGACCCCCGACGTCGCCCCGGCGACCACCGCCCCCGCCGTCGGCGCCCGCACGTCCTGGCGCACGGCTGTCCTGCTGGGCGTCATCGCCCTCATCGCCCTGATCCTGACGATCGTGACCGCCGACGGCGACGCGCAGATCCGCCTGTCGACCTCGACCGACGCCGTCCAGATCCCGATCTTCGCCCTCCCGGGCAAGCTGACGACGATCGTCCTGACCGTGCTGGTCATCGCCGTCGCGGCCTACGGCGCCCTGCTCACGCAGCGCGGCCGCAAGGTGCCGATCTGGCTCGTCACGACGGCGGGCGGCCTCACCTTCATCGCCCTGCTCGTCATGCTGACGGCCGGCAAGGCGCAGGTCCTGCCCGTCGCCGGTCTCCTCGGCGGTGCGCTGTTCCTCGCGACGCCGCTGGTGTTCGGCGCGCTCTCGGGCGTCGTGTGCGAGCGCGTCGGAATCGTCAACATCGCCATCGAGGGTCAGCTGCTGGCGGGGGCCTTCGCGGCCGCCGTCGTCGCCTCGATCGCGGGCAACGCCTACGTCGGCCTCGTCGCCGCGCCGTTCGCGGGAGTCGCCGTCGGCGCCCTGCTGGCGTTCTTCGCCATCCGGTACCACGTCAACCAGATCATCGTGGGCGTCGTGCTCAACGTGCTGGTCGTCGGTCTGACGAGCTTCCTGTTCTCCACGGTGCTGAACGAGAACCCGAACCTGAACTCCCGGCTCGGTCTGACGACGCTGCCGATCCCGCTGCTGTCGGAGATCCCGGTCCTCGGGCCGGTCCTGTTCCGGCAGAACGCGCTCGTGTACCTCATGTACGCGATCGTCATCGTGCTCCAGATCATGATCTTCCGCAGCCGGTGGGGCCTGCGCCTGCGCTCCGTGGGCGAGCACCCGAAGGCCGCCGACACCGTCGGCATCAACGTCAACCGGACGCGGTGGCGCAACACCCTCCTGGGTGGTGCCATCGCCGGTCTCGGCGGGGCGTTCTTCACGGTCGCCTCCGGCCTCGCCTTCGGCAAGGACATGACGGCCGGGAACGGCTTCATCGCCCTGGCGGCGATGATCCTCGGGCGGTGGAGCCCGAAGGGCGCCGTCGTCGCGGCCCTGCTGTTCGGGATGTCGAAGCAGCTCGGGGGCTTCATCCAGCAGCTCCAGGTGCCGATCCCGTCCCAGTTCCTGCTGATGCTCCCGTACATCGTGACCATCCTCGCCGTCGCCGGCTTCGCCGGTCGGGTGCGCGCACCCGCCGCCGAGGGCATCCCCTACGTGAAGTGA